The segment AACCTCAGTGTCTGTTTTGTCTTGCATATCCACGCCGACAGGGAATTAACACCGACTGCAGAATTCAGGCAGCACCCACGGGCTGCACTGGGTGCTGCCCGCGGCTCTGGCATGGCCACAAAGCAGACCAGCGAGAGCATCCCGACCACCGAGCGTGTCCCAAACACCAAGTGCATCCCGACCACCGAGCACATCCCGACCACTGAGCACATCCCGAACACCGAGCGCATCCCGAACACCGAGAACATCCCGACCTGGCATCGGCTGCGGGGCTTAACTCAGGACAAGAGGAATGTGCAGCCCTTCTTCCCATCCTTCAGCTGGCCACGACCCTTTCCCATGGCTTTCTTGGgcctttctctttcccactGCAGACCAGAAATGCTGGGCACCGTGCTTCTCGCAGGTCCCGCGCTCGCTGCGCTTTCCCACTTCTCTTGGCTCTCCCCACGGCATGACCCattccttttaagaaaaaaaaaccctgctccTGACACTGTCAGGGCCACCTGCAGCCCACAAACCTGCCGCCCGAGTGAAAACCTTAGGCCAGCTATAAAGGTCTTCACGCGACCAACACCGCtggaagcccccagcccctcgctgccccGGGGCTCGCAGCGCTTTCCcaaggcagagctctgtggCTGTGTGCATTGGGACCGGGCATTGTTAAtccacctccctctccccccctctTACAAATTAGGACGTAAGGGTGAGCTTTGGCTCTCTGTATATGGACTTTGTTGCATTGCATACTacccccccagacccctccCAGAGTTTAGTGCTCTAAATTGCTAAGAACATTGGTCCCCCGCGCGCACTGAGGCTGCCGGATGGCTTTCAGCATCTGTAGGCACTGCTGCCGTTTGTGGTCTTGAGAAAAGGATATACTGTTCTGCTATAAATTCAACAATACAATCCTTAGTTCTGAAGATATAGTTTCCATATAGTTTATAAACATTATAAGACATACATATGGATAATTGAGGGGAAGGGGGCCTGTGCATTTGTTgggtttgcttttcagatgtgTGAACACGGTTACAAAAAACGCACCTCCTTGCAGGTACTTCATTTCtttaagtttgttttctttgtgtgtgtttttttaaatttttttaattattccacCTCTAACCAGTCTTTCCTTTGGTAGTTGGCTACTCCAAGCCCAGCAGGCAAGCCCTGTTCTGCTGTAATGCCTGAGATATTCAGGGTTTTGAGATTGTCTTCTAATAGATTTCCAGCCAACTTTGGCCTGTGGGTTTGGAGCCAAAAGGGCTAAAACGTGGGAGAACCAATGTCCTTATTACATGAGAATAAGTGTCCTTGCACTCACTTTCAGAGAAACAGTGTAGGCTTAATTGGTGATCGTTTTTTACAGCAATTATGTTCCTTGCGGTAATTGGCGGGGTCACTCGGCGCACTCTCAAATTAACAGGATTTCACAAGTTTCCAGTTGTCCGGCTGACGTCGCCGGCAGGCTGGCCGCCGTCCCCGTTACCGGTTGTGTAAGGTTGGCTTTTTTCTCCCGGTGCAGGGCTCAGCTGTTGGTGACACCGCGCGACAACGCCTTTCAACCCGCTCCTGCCGCCCGCGCCCGCTGCCGCCCACGCCCGCAGACCGCCGGCCTTCCCTCGGCGGGGCCCCAATTCTCCACGtccaaaaaaagaagaagaaaagaaactctGGTCCGTTGTAGGTGGGTGGCAGTGCAGATCCGCTCCGCCGCAGACGGGCTCAGCGCATGACGGCCGCtagcagcagcacaaaaacCAGGCGCGAGGCCTCGAGGCCTGCGCTGCCGGCCGCCTGCTGCACCCCGCTGGGGGCGCGGATGGGCGTCCGCCGGGTGCACTTACCCTTGCGTCTCGGGGGGCCCGTGGGCATCACGCCGAAGCTGAATTTGTGCTGATAGTCGGGCACGTAGTCGTGGACCTCGTGCTCGCTTTTCCGCGGCCCCAGCGACACCGGCTTAAGGGTTCGGTTGCGGCTTTTGTGGCTGGTGCAGTTCTTGCCGGGGCGGCGTGAGCCCGGCCGGGGCGCGGGCTGGCTGCTGTGCAAACCCTTCTCGGCCCCTCGCTCGCTGCCCTTCTCCTTGGAGGAGTGGTGGGGGTGGTGGGCTTTGGAGGCTCCTCTGTCTGCTGCCGAGAAAGTGTGTGTTTTGATCTGGTGGAGCGACTCCGAGCCCGAACAGTTCCTAAAGTCTTCGGCCCTCAGCACCTTTAGGTCCTTGCCATGCATCCGCTCGGGGGACTCGCAGATAACGCTGGAGCTGGAGCCCCTGAAGCGGTGCAGCCACTCCCAGAGCGAGCGGGCCTTGCAGTCGCAGCTCCAGGGGTTCCCGTTCAGCCTGAGGAACTCCAGGGCTCCCAGGTGGGCCAGGCAGTCCCCCTGCAGCTCCGAGAGGCTGTTGTTGAAGAGGAACAGGGTGGTCAGTCGCCGGAGGTCGTGGAAAGCCCGCCTGTGAACCCACTGCAGCTGATTCTGATGGATGAGCAGCCTATCCAGGTTTATTAGTCCCCTGAACGTGTTCTGATGGAGGCTCCAGAGCTTGTTTCCATGGAGAAAAAGATGGCTGAGGTTAACCAAGTCAACAAAAATATCGTCCTGAAGGAACTCAATGTGGTTGTCTTGCAAGTAAAGGTACTGCAGGTTGTGGAGGCCGCCGAATATCCCgctggggagggagctgagcCCGCACTTGTACAGATACAAGGCGTGGAGTTTCACCAGCCCTTGGAAAGTGTCCGCCGCCAAAGCCCTTAGGTAGCGGTTGTCCCCCAGGTCCAGCTCCTCAAGGTTGACGAACCCCTCAAAGGTGTTGGGGTCAATGAAGGTGATGTTGTTGGAGTAGATCCAGAGGGTGACCATGGAGGGGCTGAAGtggccccgcagcagcagggTGATCTGGTTGTTCTGCAGGAAGATCCTCTCGCTGTCCTCGGGGATGCCCTCAGGGATGGTGACGAAGTTGTGGGCCTGGCAGCTGACGGTCATGGGCGAGGGGTAGCAGACGCAGTCGGTGGGGCAGCCCGCGGTGCCATGGAccttcagccccagcagcaccagcagcagctccgcGAGGGCCCCTGTTCGGAGAGAGGGGAGAGTGGCGTCAGGGGGAGCATCCCTCCTGCCGAAAACCGCGCCCGATTCACGCCGCTCGCGACTGAGCCTCAGAAACGGCTGCGACCGCGATGAGTGGGCTCACTGCACACGGTGCTTTTTTGGACGGGATCTACGGAGAGCTTCCTCCCTCCTTGCACCACCTGCCTGAGTCACGCGCTGCCGGCCGAGCCGGGCAGATGACGTTTTCTCGGGGGAATCGTCGCTGGCGATGCACGCAGCGCAGCCCATGGCTGCAGGCAGGCGGGGCAGCCGGGGGAAGCGCAGCTGTGTGGAGCGCAAGGGTGCGAAAGCAAGCAGGGACGTGCAGGAGATGCAAACCCACAGAGGTGTGCTCCTCTAATCTTTTTCTCAAATAACCCAAGCTTCTGGCACACAGCTGTTGCAATCCCCAGCGAATCACCCCAAAATACATCCATGCCGTGCACCTGCACAGCACGCCCCAACCCTCCTGCGGGAGAGGGGCTGCTCTCCGTGCCCTCCCGTAGCCACAGCCGTGCCCCTCGTGGCCCGTTTGGCACCGGCATGTGCCTCAACCAAGGGGTGATTCGCAGGAGATGTGCTGTCGGCAGCCGGTGGGAAAGGCTGAGCAGAGAGCTCGGTTTAGAAGCGGGTGCTCAGACATATTTTAAATACGTGTCCTGTGGCAAAGCAGATTGCATCTCCTAAAGCTACATAGAGGATGTGCCCGTGACCAGGGCATGCTCGCTGTTGAGCATGAGAAGCAAGCAAGGCAGTAATCATCCCCTCCCTTGGCTCTGCTCGGAGCACCGGCTTCGCCGCCCAGTTCCCGGCGTGCTCCCACTCCTCGCACCATGCCTGCTTTCAGGCTATTCCTTCTGCGCAGAGTGGCTTTTCAGACTCATTGCACCAGCCTGTCATTTCTCATTCAGATTTCCTCCTAgatctgcttttcctcttacACACAAAATTTGCTCATGTCTAATGAATTCTGCCTCTGGACTTCACGGGAGAAAGGAGTAACATGAGAGCGGCGTACAGCTGCCAGTGCCATCCTACCCCAGAGTCCCTGCACTGCGATTTGCTTGTAAtaatctgaaaaacaagagTGGAAGTGGAGTTCACCTCTAATTACTCCATGTCGTTACCACCAGATCGGCTGTGGTGCTGGACCCCTTGGGCTTTTACAGTCCCTCTTTTCAAGCGCCTACAGCTGAGTACGAGTGGGAGGCAAAAAGCCTCACTGGTTTTTTATTAACGTTGTTTGAAATATAACTCTCTCGTTGGTGTTGCCTTTTGCCTGGTACGGAGATCTATTACTGGGTAGCTAATAGCAGGTGACCTGTCCATCTGGGCCCATTCTTTCAATGCAAATCTGTCACGTTTTTAGATAAACTGGGTTATTCAGGCTCTCATAAATTACCAGGGAGAGACAGTCGCCTCTGACcatactgctgtattttttttttcctaaaagataGCATCGCCAGCCAAAGTGTTGGACCAAGCCTGTgatgggatgggaatgggggcttcctgcaggctctgccctgcagcaacGAAGTGCCGACTGCGGGAGGGATGGCTCATCCCTGCGCCGCTGCCAGAACAGGGATGGAGCCAGGAGTGCTTAATTCGCGAAAACTCCTACGGCTGTGTAGGGAAAGGAACATTCTCCAAGTCACCGCCGTGCCGTTTTGGCTTCGCTGGAGTGCATTCGTGATGAGAAAAGGGCCGTGCTGGTGGCTCGGGCCAGATCCTCACAGGGTGCCGGCTGCGGCTGCCCCACGCTCCCCACTGAGCAGGAGCCCTCgccacagctcccagcacgCAGCCTCGGGAACAGCAGCCCCCTGGGGATGTTCTGATTACCCAATCCCCAGATAACAATCATCAAGATAAAGCTACAGTCACATATAGGTGCAGAAACACTTTCTgctgtctatttttttttctttttacccaCGGATGTGCTTTGCTGAGGTGGGACAGCTTTATATTCCCCGCTTCACTTCAGTGACACCGAACTACAAAGACTGGTGTAGCTCTTATGTTTATTAGTAAAATCCTGCCAGGCACAAGCACGGTGACGATCTCCCACATGCAGAGTCTGTTATTGCAAATACCAAATCACAAGGGTCTGAATCAATAAACCATCTCCCAGCTATGAGCAGCAGGTTGGAAGATTACATATTGCTTCCAAACGCCGGTTTTATGCGCTGTTCCGTGACACGATAGTTGCCAGGCTAACAGGATTACCGGCGGGAGGAGGAGCCGGGCAGGGATTGCATAGCATCCCAAATTTCACGTCTAGGCGGTGATGACAGGCGGCTGGTAGCGATGCATAGTGATGGACCAAAGTGGCAAGGGTGAAAAACACCGTTGAAAAGGAGCGTGGAGCTTCTCAGCGCCCGACGGCTCCGGAGGAGAAGGTCAGGGGAAGCTGAGCCCATCTCTTTCATTATCCGGTGATCCTGAGTTAATGGCTGAAGTTCCTCTGGAAAAGGAGCCAAATCCTGCTGTCGGTGGTGGCAGTGGGATGGTTGTTTCGGgtgtgctgctggctctgctcttcCCAAGAGTATGATGGTGGGGAGAAAAGGCAGGGGTTTCTTTCTGCCTACACACTGCAGCTCGGGGATAAAGAGAATgtggaaacaggaaaaggaaggatgCTTAGAAAAAGTCATAATTAGGTGAGCAAAGAAAGGCAAGAGGAAACCTCCTTGGTGGATGTGCTCAGGGCACATGGTCTCATCAAGGATGAGTCTCTCCCAGCCCATAAAATCTGCTGACTGTCTCCTGCCATGAGAAGCTGCTCTGAGATGGCCGTGTTTTGGTCAAAGTTTAGATTTGGGGATGAGACCCCTAGAACCAAAGACCTGAGCTGGCCCCAGGAGGGCAATGGCCAAGGTGGCTGGGAGTACCTCGGTCTCTGTAGCCACCGTCGGTGGGACCATCCCCATGGGGACGATGCCCCTGTCCTCTTTGTGCTTTGCTCCCCCAGAGTCCAGTCCCGGCCGACTCACCACGCTCGCTATTGCTGGTGCAAACCTCCTGACTGCATCTTGTAAAGGTTGCGAGGCAGGTGGAGGGGCACCGGCAGGCGCATCGGCGCTCACCGGGGAGGGAGAGCTTCAAAAGCGGCACAGAAAAATCCTGCAGAAACCTGCCAGCCAAGTGAATAGAAGCAAAGCACTGCTGACATGGATAAAACCAGAACGGGTGTGTTTATCTCCTAGCGCTCTCCCACTGCCACGAGCTGTGTCACCCAGCTTGCGGTGTCCTTCTgcatcctcctgctcctggctgagGCTTTAGTGATGGGAATGAATTCATCGAGCTGTCCAAACCATTTCCCATGCAGCATCTCTCTAATTGGGCATTAATTAGGCATTAGTTAATGAATGcttgaaataatttatctttGGATGTGTCCAGTTTGCAGTCTTACTTTTAACAGCATTATACTCATTATTAGATTAACATCATTATAAATGTTCTCCATTACCTGCTTGTTTCCATTGTCTTAGCCTTATTACTGAGAGTGAAAATCACTCCTCCCGAATGCATTATTGATGAGTAAGGACTTTCTATATGCAGCGCGGGATTAATTGTTATACAGCATAATGCATTTAGCGTGAAGCCTCAATTTGTGCAAGAGCTGAAACGGCCAGAAGAATGCAGACGCCCAGAGACAGCGCGCTCGTCCAGACGCAGCAAACCTCCCCGTGccgcccagccctgcccacctTCCTCCCCACACCGGTGCCAGcacaggaggagaggagaaaggctGGGTTGGTACCTGGGATCACGGGGGCAGCTTCCAGTGGCTGCAGCACATCCCTCATCACCACGGGGATGCTGGCCGTGGCTCGGCGCCGCGTACAGCCTGTCCCCACCGCACCGCAGGGCTGTACCTGTGCCGGGCGTTTTCTTGCATTGTAAGTGTTTTAATGCTTTGCTGTGTCTCAGAGGGCTGTAGCGGTTTATTTAGAGATGCAATGTTGTGTATTTTCATTAGGAGTCCTCAGCTAGGACCTAGGAGAAGAAGGGATGCTCCGGCCCCAGCGGGGTCACCGGCACGCATGGAGCCCCCGAGGTGCAGCCCTTGCCCGCTGGCTTTGTTCGCTGCTTTTCTCAGCACCGTGGTCTCGCCTCTCCACCCTGGCAAGCTATGTGGGTCACGGCCCGCCTGGTTCTCCGGCAGGATCTGGTCTCTGGGATGGAGCAGGTTGCTTCTCTCTCAAATCTCTCCTAAAACGCCATCTGCTTGGGGAGCCCTATCTTAGCTCCTGTCTACATGCGACTTGTCCGACTGCTCGCTGTGTCCATTACCAGTTCTGCTCAGGCTGTTAGATTTATAAGCTCTTTAGAGCAAAGCCCTCGTCTTCTGGCTGCTGATTTATGGATCTTTACTGCCATAAAACACTATGTATAGCTGCtacataatataaataataatacttaaCCAGAGCAAGCTACAAGTGGGGACAAAGCATCTGGCTTCTGCTCGCAGTCTGTATTATCAAAAAGGCAGGAGCTTGCTCATCACTCACACTCTTCTGAGGCCAAATTCGCACCTGGTGCAACACTGCCTGTAGCTATCAACCAGCTACAGAGATCTTCCTGCCCCATTCACACCCCGTACCTATCAAAGGAGCCTTTCTAAATCAGCCCCGAGTGTACTGGGGCACACAGACACAGCTGCGGCCCCACAGGAAAATACACTTTGAAACTTGGGAACGAACTCGGAATGGGATGTTCACGCCACGACAGAGAGAAACTGTTGTTTTAGGGAGGAAAAGGAGCCTCGAATGGTCACAATTTCATATGCCAGCTGAAGGACGATGAAAGGCAAGGCCTGAGCAGAGACAGCCACTGGGTGCAAGCCAAGAGCTCAACTTCAGATCTGGGACGGTTTGACAAAGCAGTGTCAGACCCGTGGTTAggagctgcctttttttttttttttttccctctctccccctgctcccgTTGCGGCACAGAGGCTAAAATAAACAAGCCTGCCCTGACTGTCACGAAGGCCAAATTCCCCAGTGAGCAGCAGTTTGCTTTCAGCTTCTGTGCAAAGCCGTCTCGGTGCCCGCCTCATACCCCATGCCGCTGGGGCATCCTCGGAGCCTccgctccctgcagcaccagccgCCGGACACGGCACGAGAGCTGCCTCTCGAGCTGCAACCACCCATCCaccttcatcattttttttatttttattttttttccaaacgGTGTCATAAATAACTGACAGATCCCAGCTGTTTGGAGTTATGGTTTCTGATGGAGTGACAGCTGCTCCCAATCCCCCAGTCATCACCCCGGCAGTTCTGGAACATTTCAGCAACATAAAAATCATTGGAGATAATTTCGGTTTTGCATAATTTGGTTAGGCAAGCTGTGATTTAATGGCAATTATGACCTCCGAGGCAGAAGATGAGCTTGGAGGCTACCGGCTTCACGCGACTTTAGCTGGGAGTGCAGCGTCAGGGATATTCCAGCAAGAAGGCACGGCGAGAAGAAACCctcccacagcagctggaaacTGCGTCCGTGTGCTGGCGAGTGGAGAGGCTGTTCCCAGGGGAAGATGCATGCAAGAAAATTTGGAGGGAATATTGCTAGGGAAAGCTTCgggaaggggctgctgccagAAGATGCTTTGGGAGGtatcttttaaagcaaaaccaggGAAAGGCTTTAGtctggggatgctgcagcccttACACACCCTCTGTAACACCAGTACCTCTTGGGCTAGTGGGTGCAAACCTCTGTTAGCCACCCCGACCCCCACTGACAGGGTTCCTCTTGTCCT is part of the Cygnus atratus isolate AKBS03 ecotype Queensland, Australia chromosome 20, CAtr_DNAZoo_HiC_assembly, whole genome shotgun sequence genome and harbors:
- the RTN4RL1 gene encoding reticulon-4 receptor-like 1 — translated: MGLTKTGCTSEQKSMKAADAVTGINCINSDQMGSEESEWRCSLFPVSSENVWVHEFSRNQLRFPRLPRLPAAMGCAACIASDDSPEKTSSARLGRQRVTQPFLRLSRERRESGAVFGRRDAPPDATLPSLRTGALAELLLVLLGLKVHGTAGCPTDCVCYPSPMTVSCQAHNFVTIPEGIPEDSERIFLQNNQITLLLRGHFSPSMVTLWIYSNNITFIDPNTFEGFVNLEELDLGDNRYLRALAADTFQGLVKLHALYLYKCGLSSLPSGIFGGLHNLQYLYLQDNHIEFLQDDIFVDLVNLSHLFLHGNKLWSLHQNTFRGLINLDRLLIHQNQLQWVHRRAFHDLRRLTTLFLFNNSLSELQGDCLAHLGALEFLRLNGNPWSCDCKARSLWEWLHRFRGSSSSVICESPERMHGKDLKVLRAEDFRNCSGSESLHQIKTHTFSAADRGASKAHHPHHSSKEKGSERGAEKGLHSSQPAPRPGSRRPGKNCTSHKSRNRTLKPVSLGPRKSEHEVHDYVPDYQHKFSFGVMPTGPPRRKGKCTRRTPIRAPSGVQQAAGSAGLEASRLVFVLLLAAVMR